The following DNA comes from Anticarsia gemmatalis isolate Benzon Research Colony breed Stoneville strain chromosome 10, ilAntGemm2 primary, whole genome shotgun sequence.
acaacgtacacaaaataccagactcgaaacaactatttgtggcaAAAGTAGTTTTTACCCTTTCATACTGAATGACTGAAAATCCATTTTGATACACACAatataagaaaaacataattttactgtGTTCATAATTTCGTGTAAATTTTTCACTGTAAATTCATAGAACTTTAAACGGATTGCGACTCTTTACATAccaaaaaactgttaaaaataaaaactttggtttaaaacatactaacattaaatatccattttcattgttttatacaatttcaGATTCCTCGTATAGAACTGCGGTGGACAACGCGTTATTAAAATTGGCTGAAAGCGGCAAATTGGTTGAGATTAAAAATCGTTGGTGGAAAGCCCCTCCGGACAAAGCATGTGTTGTAAGTTTCAAATTAACTTATTGTTTATCGTTAACCCTTCTgcgaatattttcttttaaaattaatatacagtaaacaatttaattagttttcgGAAAGCTGTATCTATGAGCTTAGTGAAACTTTGGCAGATTACGATTAACTTAATCGAGAATCTTGAgctaatttattaaagtttagaTACTCCGAAacctaattatgtttttgttataacttACATTATTTAAGAGTATTGTAATAGGTTAACATTCACACGCTTGTTTTTATAACAAGTcgttatttcattaatttatacttACGTTCATTGTCAATTatgactgactttttacgtgccctccgaatcacggagacgcccagttcaaataccactacgaccacccatctatggaacgaccgcgccaaggtttgcttaacccacagatcgtttaccgactggtgaacgcaactggctatgcactgttaattatatttacgtaGACTCAGCTAGTATGTCTGTTcttgcattttaaatattgaaaacaatatcAACCCCTTTgcttttttcatttgttttttgtcTTTATAAAGTAGTTGATAATATTTTAGGCCGAGGAAGCCGGTGAAGAGGGCGCAAGTGCTGCTGAATTAGGCGTTGAGAACGTCGGCGGTGTGTTCGTAGTACTCGGTATAGGATGCGGCATGGCCGCCGCAATGGGTATATTTGAATTCCTTTGGAACGTCAGAGAAGTCGCTATCGAACAGAAGGTACGAAATTCCCGCGCGTGAAATAGCATTCATATGCAAATGAAGATACCTAAGGAATATGCGTGTGGTTATACACTTTTGATTCCTTTTTGCTTAACCGTACGCTGATTAATATTCTGTAAAGGGTTATATTAGAGTGACAATGGGAAGTTTTTAGTATCATCATAATTTTTGGGacgaaaatttacaaaaaatatgtacctgtagtatcattataaatatactaCACACCTGAAGCAATAACATACACCTGAAGCAGATCGTCTTAACACgataaaataatgcattttgatattttacatTACCTTTAGGATACACTTGAAAACACGCTAGGGTACCTGTGGCACGAGTCTCTTTTTATGACGTCCgcaattcaaaaataatttatcgatAGTCAATAATGGCAGAAAATCTCCagtctacataatatattatcgaTTGCTTATCGTAATTgtatcgtatttattttatagatgacTCAATCTGAAGCCTTCTGGGCGGAACTGGCATTTGCTCTCAGCTTCTGGGAAACTGAGAAGCCGGTGAAGCATTCACGTCCCTCGTCATCCGCTTCCAGTTCTCCGAATCCTTCAAGAGCATCCTCGGTCCTACGATCAGCTGCCGATCTGTTTCATCTCAACATACCTAACTTTAATGAAACAGGggataagtaaaaatattttatttaaacaatttacattaaataaataataatacttaaattcTGTGCCTATTTACTCAAGAAATCTATATTCTTGTTCataaattactatatttagCACAAGCATTTAATATTCATGACTAGTTTTGAGGTTTAATAATACAACGAGATATTTGTAAGAGCATACCTTCTCTTTCATACTAGACGCTAACACTGCTAGGTAAGCTGCTGAACACAATGTAACACGATTAATTCTCAGGTCATTTATATTTAGACTATAAAAAGACTGTTGCCTAAACGCTATTAGGAAAACACGGCTGTGTTTTACCTATAAACTAGAAAATAGCACAATGTTATTGAGCCTACTATTTGTCTTACACAATAGCAAAAAATGCATTTCTatcattaattactggtactaaTATCCTCTATTGCTTTTGTAGATATTTCCTTTATACAATCAAGTACCCTGACTAGAAACTCCTACTTCTTAATAAATCTCATCAAAGTTGATGAAAGACGTTGCCGCTCGAAGTACGGAGACGGCTCGAGATTGGGAACGTTCTCGCCTGGACGGTGAAGGACTGGCGGTGGAAGGAGGAGCGGATCTTGGAGGTGCCGTCGGCTTGTGAAGTTCCCGAGGGTTGAGAGACGCTCGCCACTCACTTGCTAATGCTTCGAGGAAGGTCACCTGAAGAATAGAGAGGATGTGTGTATATTAAGTACTTGAGTAAATTTTAAGCTAACCGCTACGTACACGCATATTGATAGTACAATTTTCTTAGAATATCAACAAAGACTCAATGAGCTTTAGCATCGTCTAACACATAGAACACGTAAAGCGATGCTAATGCAGTGAAGTCTAGCGTGTGCATTATGATTTACTTTAGAGTTTGGTCAAATCAAAATGTTACTTTATGGTAAAGTAGAATTGGAAATCAACCATTTATATAGATGCAGCGTTTAAGCCAGCTTAGGGATAGctataacataaaacattagGCTTATTGCTATACACATAATATTCGGTTTGGCtagttcggttcggcaatatttagtACCGACTCGACTTACTTGTTCGGCTTACGCCGATTACTGCCAAAcggaatatttttgtagtaagccttaagctaaaaaatataatcaaccaTTTAGATAGCTATTTAAAACGATGTCTTACCTTTTCCTTAACACTGATTTGCCGGGCGTGAAGCATGAAGTCTATAATAGCCACAATGAGGCCCAAGATGCCTCCCATACCGAGCACTAAGAATATACCGCTAGTGTTTTTCATCTGCAGTGAGCCGCTATTGTCCTCCTCGTCCGCACTATcctgtaaagtaaaaaaaaccgGTTGTGTGTGACTTAGATTCATGCTCGAAGGATTCCGTGCCACTTAtcataaaaaaacgtaaatgtATAACTTTTGTTGCATGGGAGCCCTacttaaatattagtttaatttgtatttgGTGTTTAcagcaacaaaaatacatcatgTGTGAAAATTATCACTATCAAGCTTTAGTGTTTCGCAAATCGCAAGACACAACctagtaacagacagacagacggacagcgGAGTCTTAGTAGCAACAGGGTATCCTTTTTTTAGAGctaaaaagctatttattttaagttttcgcTTCAGCGTCATTCAACAGAACGTGATCAAATGGTCAAACCTCGCAAGTCTTATTGTTATCTTCTTTTATCCACCATTTGTTTTTCATCACTTCCAGTTTGCCCTTTTCTTGTAGATACAATATCGCGTTATCGACCATACCTTTTCGTGGATAATCTGTAAAAGGAAaccgttttgtttttaaactgcATTCTATTATGAGTTTTACGGTTAACTGGAGAGGTTAACTGGATAGCTACCTGTTAACCACTCCCGTTGAACTCAAAACGTTTGTATTAGGAATGAGTTTGCGTCGGGAGTGCAATAGGTGTGATTCGAACTCTCGACTTACTTTGAAAAAGGTTAAGTGGTAGCGTATTTTTCTACAGTCAGTGTtatcgagtaacgagagtttggtaattaaaatgtaaaataatctGTTCATACGGCTTAACGGCAGAAAAATGCCCTTTTAGCTACTAAAACTTGTAGCGCAATTTTCAAATTCtcttaaaaattacttaatatggCACCCGCTAAGCTTACTTAGATTTCATACTGATTcgtcaatagctagccggttgtcgatagtcgataaaaGTGGAAAATCGCTTGAATGCttctcattaaaatatttcgaattgttttacatttaatagTTTACTTACTTTTAGGCATAGCGATACCATATTCCTTAGAATCTAATTTGGAGCCGACCATTTTTAGATCACAGTCTCTGTTGATGAAATATTCAATAGCGACTGATTCCATAAAGAATGCGTATTTTCCCTTGCTTCGTATGACACGCTCTTTACCCTCGTCGTTGTCCTTTGTGAAGACTGTGGGCTTCGTGGAAATCATTGTAGTCCAAATCTTTGAGTATACTGAGTCGTTCGAATTCTGTAAATAGGAAAGATaaaatatcctactaatattataatgcgaaagtttgtgagaatgtatgtatggatgtttgttactctttcacgcaaaatctactgaaccgattatgatggaaattggtatataggtagctgaagacccagaataacacataggctactatttatcccggagttctcgaggaatcgggatttacatggggtttccacgcggacgaagtcacgggcagcCTCAAGTATAGTTTAATATGTTCAGTGTCCAAAAAGTAACTACTGTATCCCAACTAAGTTATGTGTTAACACAAGTTAGcataaataaagttacataaacaaaactggaaaaatattaattgacacTTCAGAAAAGCCAAGTTGTAATTCTTAAGGGGTCTAATTTGGTTTCTGAAAATCAGTGATCCTCtcactttattaataaaaactaataatacttTTGAAGAAATTTCAAGTGAGAGTAGAGTCCTCAACTCCCACTTGTCAATTTCTCACatccaattttttttgttactgtttATACGTAAGTaatctaatacatttttacCTGAAAGAATCTGTACGTAGAACCATTAAGTACGGCGCCATAAGAAATTTGGTTCTGATCGGCAAGATCCTTGACGTTTTTGATGTCACTGCTACGACGACTGTTACTTAGAAAGGTTGACATATTGGCCGTGTATGAAGCAGTCACGATCAGGGCGAAGAACCACCACACACCTGTCACCCAGCGAGAACCAGCTGCCCTAAACAATTAGAAAATAtaccatttattaaaaaaaactttctggTCACTATCTATCGatcatatttaaagaaataacaacGATTTCAGTTACATTTCTCACTAGAAATGTAAATTTGAAACTGAAATCATAAATTTCTAGATATAATTCCCGCACTAAATCGGGAAATTCTATGAAGCGATTCTGAATTTACTCATAAATGTGTGGTAAAGTTTGacctattaaaattaaactgaaaCATGCTTTGCGAAATATAACTTTAATGGTCACACACATTGGGGACcgctaaatataaatagtgtattatattaagtacttaatagtAATCGATTTGGTTAAAAACTACTTACCTTGGTAATATATCACAACCTTGGGTCATAATAGCTCCCATGGTAAGCCACATACAATTGTAAAGACTCCATATATTTTCCAAACTCTCCGGATTTTGATTGCATGGATGTGGATTTACCCAATCGTCTTGACACATTCTGAAATTAAGttacagtttattttcaaaatacagtagcgcaattccctacagttggtactgtcgcgtatcgagagtttgacatttaaaatgtatctactgctaaaatagttcctacggagcccgatagaggcgttgatcagagtttcgtgtaaaatttctcgacagctgATCGCCAGttgataatggtagagaatcgagctataaaCCAACTATCAAAGAAGAGCTAgttataaattctattttatctaTAAGTCCAATTTAAGGAATTGGTCACCGATTGTGTATTTTTAGCGTTCAAAGATATAGATGATGACCAAGCATTTTGTGCAAGCACTTAAACAGTCACTCGACATATTTGATTAGACCTAAAATTTTAACGCATTTCGATTCACATATTTTCATGGAGAACCCGCTTACGACCACGACTTTGTCCGAAAAACTCCTATACGTTTTGGCAGGATTGAGTGACAAACATTCATCCAATCAtctaaactttcgcattttactaaatttcaaaagaaacatttatgcaattttaattatttgagtTGATTCCACGCTACAATAATTGATCTCTAATAAAAGTTGGTACTTACCGAGCACAAATAAGCAACACAAAAGACACAATCACATATGTAGTTGCTAAGTACAGCCACACGTCCAGCGACAGTGGGTTAAGGAATGAGAACTTGTCAGGTTCATCGGGTTCAGGCTCCTTGAACAACATGCTGATGCCCAACGACATGAATGGAAGAGAGAAATCCACGACCGCATTTCGTTCTGAAGTGATCGTGAGATCGCAGATTGCTAGTTCAGCtttctgaaataaatatcacatttaaaaaaaaaattacagaaagACATATACCGACACAATTTCACGCCTTTTATggccgaaagtgtaggcagtaTGAGACGAATTGGGAAGATTTACaacacattttttctttttaatcacGAATCTTAATGtctagtttaaatatttttatacgtacTTAATTGAAGACcatcgttttaaatatttacacgattaaaacacatttgatattaaaaatcgTTTTCAGATTATATCACGTTATATTAATGTTCAAATCCATGAATTTGGTTACGATTATTTGAACTCGAAAATCACGAAAAACCGAATTGCTTTCCAATTATCATAGGGCAACATCAGCAAGTTACTAGTGTGAATAGATAATAATTCTGAAATAACTTACATGGTCCAATAATTCTCCTATAATACCATCCCATTTTTTCGTCCCTGAAACTGGATTTCCATAACCATTACCGGGCACAGGATAAATCTCATATTCCAAATTTAATTTTTCCGCTTCATTTATGCGTTCAAATATTGCTTGAATGAGATCAACAGCATACCCTTTGTAAACTGTCGGCTCGTTTGGATTTgaactttcataaaaatatggcCGTGCTATTCTAGCTGCTACCTAAAAAACAATGTATAGATTATGAGCGAACTGTtatctttatacatatttttaaagggttttgatttaacttaattaattacttactcaCGACGAAAAAAAGGGAGTTGGAAAAATTTACGTTGTACTTTTACATCAGTACGTACTACAAAGGTAAtttgctaaattatttttaattttgttgcttcaAAAGTAGCTTGTGCCACTGCAcgatatattttgtacaatttcaGTGATCTACACGAATATAAGTTCTCTTCAAACGTACCCTTATCTTAGAATTAGATTTCACAGCGTTTGAGCGGTCTACCACTTCGTTGTGAACAGTTATAAAATTTGTGTTGGAGTCCCAGTCACCGGCTAAAACGAATTCACTCTCTCTGTTCAGTTTCGAATAGTGCAATTTGAAATTTATCCTCGTTCCATCTTTTTCATCAAACACTATATTCCCTGTGAATCCTCTGGTTTGTGtctgaaaaagaaacaaaatatccATGACTTTTTAACGTCCTCCAttgcgcagtggttaaaatCGCCACGCCGGTATCATTGCATCAGGAGGGTTTTATTCTcatacgaaacaattatttaaacaaatagttgtttcgggtcatgtcgtactttgtgttcgtcatttcggtatattcccggtgtccaccccctgcttgtccaccccgggtggacagagacacaaatcttttaaaaagttctcggtgtccacccctggcggacagtgagaattaattttaaattatttccgctggccaccccgggtggacaaagacacgagtttcatattactactctggatgttcaccgccggtggacacagctactgcttaaataaacattctcaatgtccacgcttgctggaattgggtataaataattataacaaaattaattaagtaggtatatagtttaatcatattatcaacatctctagggtaaatagaagtaggtacactatctattgtgtgttttcccaCAAATGGTTGAtctggctttgtccaccggcggtgaacatcgagagtagtaatatgaaactcgtgtctttgtccacccggggtggccagcgggaataatttaaaattaattctcactgtcccccaggggtggacaccgagaactttttaaaagatttgtgtctctgtccacccggggtggacaagcatcgggtggacaccgggaatataccgtcatttctatgtttttaaaagtccccgcaacacaagaccaattcatagtgcaggagttgtcttcaAAGAAAATGATTTCAATTCATTAATGCAACGTATCAAAGTTTGAAGCCGTCCATCTAATTTGCTGGACGACACTAATGAGCATCGACGTCCTGAAATGTATTACGAGCGGCATTTCACCTACTAACGAGACTGATAATGAACACACATTGCAGAGGTTCCATCGCAAATTACAACCCTGTTACTGAGTCGCTATCGATAGTCTATAAAAGCAGAGTTGATTAGAATCCTAAAAGTTTGTACCTatgtgaaaataaacaaaaaaaaacatttacaaaggGAAAGTTAGCATCCAAAGTTTGCAATCATAAAGTTGCTGttgcacgattctctacagccagtactatcgagtatcgagaatctgacatgtaaaaaatactgcaataatagttcctacagcaaccgctaggggcgctgatcaggttttcatacaaaatagctAGCTGGTTTTGgatagtcgatagcagtagagaatcaaAGAGTGACTCATACAAGTGTTATTACGATAACTTATTAACTTTACTCAGAGATGTGACATGATTAGTGCAAAAAGTCTCTCGTAATCTACCTAAATATCGACGATGAAGTGCCAATACCTCCTAACTGACATCTtgtcgatttttttatttttaatgcgttggacataaaattgcattttgcgTGTACTCGTCAAGACACCTAACTAAATATGTTGATAGTTTTGAGAGAAAATGCTAATAGAAATAGCTGCTAAGTCAATGTATGCATTCATTTAGCAAGACCTGCTGACATTACATCCTAAATTCAAGTGTAAAAAGCTTCTAAATTACTTAACGAAATTTTCGATGCCAAAATCTCCTAACTACGCGACGCGTTTTTTTCTCCTCCTGTAAAATGGTGATTTTGTAGTTAAGAGGTATTGGTACTTCATCGTCGATATATGCCTTACAAttcctacattttattattaacttaccTCTATAAGTGCTTTCCGTAAGTCGGCCCCCAGAGGCCACACAATATCGCTATAATCGGAGCCCTCTCGTACACAAAGTGCTGGTGGATCAGGCAGAGGATTAGACACGGGCATGTTCCGTATCGCTTTCTCTATGTGATTTAAAGCATCCGCCGCTAATGCTGTCtccaactaaaataaaaataaaataatgtttatttaccagtcacattacaatttttaaaaactattctaAATTAAAGTTACAATATTCTATTTCTATAACTGAAACATGACAATAAAATCTTGCGAAATAACTTTGAAGACGTTTGTGATTTTTAATGTTCGCGCAAATATTTTGGCTTCAATTCCTCAatgaaaaagttaaataaatacatcgacataaagatttttagttatattaaaatgtatgcattGTAAGTAAGATTGTAAAAGTCTCCACGAGACAAGACTAGCTATAaatgcaggagttgtcttttttattgtaagtataagATATGGTACCCAAGAGTCTATACATACTACTGAGCTGTAAATACGTAATAAATGATACATATAAAGTAGTCTGAATATAAAAATGGTGGAAGCACTACCTAATTAGCTTTTAGTTCATTAACAGTCAATAATCGACCACTGAAGGAACTTTCGTGGACACGCTTACAACTTCGCGAACAGTAATCTAGGTTACTTTATATTCATGAATAATTTGCTACCTATATCAAAAAATGGCTGATATTTTAGTCCAATAACGCGAGTGATTTCATAGAAACtggaattaattattacattgaaCTAACAAAAGCCGATACAGAgacattataaattaatttagtaattcTGGGAATGGGAATCAATAAACAAACGTTAACTTcaggtttgtttattttgaaagagaaatattaactaacataatataataaatattatttttgataacattGCCTGTTTTGAAAAAAGGTCATGTGCcaagtactcgtaaccggtcggcggtcttgtatgacaagatgtatgtatgtgaatgaagcaagggaagtttgtaaggatcgtaccaagtgacgttctttggtctctgcccacccctattgtaaaaaaaaaaacaaaaaattgacCTCTccctggtcgtgtcggtttagccgtcccaccagactatgaaagtaaaggaatagagagtgtacctgtataTTGGGCACGCACTTAGCCACTATAAGCAAAGTCTTGCACaattggctggtttcaataaaattggtCGTCGTAGTcaaaatcggccaggacgacgaaaaaggcgtgatattatgtacgagtaaacattttataacgtACCTGTTGTACGGTGTCCATGCCCATATCTTTCCACTTGACATCGTTTGATAAAGTCAAATGTAATGTAGATACGTTTGCCATAAGATCTTTCATCGCTCTGAAGTCATGTGTGTATGAATTAAGATTTGTTAATATAAAGCTCTGAAAAAAGAGAAACTATAAGCCGTGTTTCCTCCACTTTTGAATAAGCAATCAGCTAGGCTGCTACTTTATCAATTAGATACGTTTTCCGGATTGAATCCATAAGCCTTCAAGACTATGACTATctctaaatatcaaaatgtgCATTTTTTCGATAATGCCTCATTtattaatgactagctgacccccgcaacttcgcttgcgtcacataagatagaattggtcaaaattttccctgtttttgtaacattttttattgctactctgctcccattggttgtagcgtgatgacatatagcctatagccttcctcgataaatctactatctaacactgaaataatttttcaaatcggaccagtagtagttcctgagattagcgcgttcaaacaaacaaacttttcagttttataatattagtattaatagtattataatattagtatagatatgttcCCCATGATTGTAAAAGGtacttcacataaaaatatgtttataaacattCCCATTTCTTTGTAAGTTATATACATTGTATTGGAAACTTTTGTTCTTTCTATTTTCGACCCCAGATGTCTGTGGCTCATAGTACtacttaactatttattaagTTTCGCTTGGAATCTCCGATTGCACGAACTGCACGGAAAGATTTCCGACATttggtttttttattgttagacATCTGTATTTTATAAGAGATTTATTCACAGTAAGTATGAAATTCAACTTTAAATTTACTAAACTAATTTAGTTTAGGAATGAAGGCTGTATATATAATATAGAGTCTCttcataatagctggtgatattttgggagttgctactgcccatgaatcagtaccgcgattctgtacaactatcgagtatcgagtaacgagtagctatcgaaaaattttgtatgaaaaattgatcagcgcccctagcggattttcgcaagaactatgttcttcaatggcgccattttccaccaaacattaaaattaaataatttttttttgctggagcgcacttagCTGCAATTcaaaattcgaatttcgaaataaaatattctttccatttttaattttaatacattattttaataatctttattggatatttttaggaagacgaggccaacgaggctgaaaagatattgtctcctttgcctgcttcaacgtagaaaaaaaagacgctgattctttttttgtgttgataatgtttcgttgaacaacattaattatgatatttttatgttattgatttatttttactaataccgttaaaagtagaaaccgaaaaccgaaactttttctcactttaaatgttaagttttcgatactcgataggtcgcgattctctgccggattgctgccggtttcctaacgagtagctcgacaGCAATGTATGatattcgatagcgtgacgttaatatcgaatgtacagaatcgaggtactgattaCCAACTTTTATTTGAGCTTTTCTAgaaacagtagctcgattctgtactactatcgactaccgacaaccgacctgtgatcgaaa
Coding sequences within:
- the LOC142976156 gene encoding glutamate receptor ionotropic, kainate 2-like; translated protein: MITLKALLVVTAAVYIENSHAFISTSYPIGGLFNRLSLDSSVIAFEEMIHMLSGTCHGEPLRAQVIDGYSTSLELCTYTSDHKGIVSLIDSRPTQGICDTTCLLCNRLNVSHLSLGWELAETYATDLYTFYYHPPPKLISTAYAALIKKLQWDKFTFLYEDDSSFIRLQEVINTWPSMAEPILFRKLDPTSDNRETFKHILKVLHISYHVIDCHVDRIKKYMEEIIQVDNSTEYQSFILTNLNSYTHDFRAMKDLMANVSTLHLTLSNDVKWKDMGMDTVQQLETALAADALNHIEKAIRNMPVSNPLPDPPALCVREGSDYSDIVWPLGADLRKALIETQTRGFTGNIVFDEKDGTRINFKLHYSKLNRESEFVLAGDWDSNTNFITVHNEVVDRSNAVKSNSKIRVAARIARPYFYESSNPNEPTVYKGYAVDLIQAIFERINEAEKLNLEYEIYPVPGNGYGNPVSGTKKWDGIIGELLDHKAELAICDLTITSERNAVVDFSLPFMSLGISMLFKEPEPDEPDKFSFLNPLSLDVWLYLATTYVIVSFVLLICARMCQDDWVNPHPCNQNPESLENIWSLYNCMWLTMGAIMTQGCDILPRAAGSRWVTGVWWFFALIVTASYTANMSTFLSNSRRSSDIKNVKDLADQNQISYGAVLNGSTYRFFQNSNDSVYSKIWTTMISTKPTVFTKDNDEGKERVIRSKGKYAFFMESVAIEYFINRDCDLKMVGSKLDSKEYGIAMPKNYPRKGMVDNAILYLQEKGKLEVMKNKWWIKEDNNKTCEDSADEEDNSGSLQMKNTSGIFLVLGMGGILGLIVAIIDFMLHARQISVKEKVTFLEALASEWRASLNPRELHKPTAPPRSAPPSTASPSPSRRERSQSRAVSVLRAATSFINFDEIY